Proteins co-encoded in one Papaver somniferum cultivar HN1 chromosome 5, ASM357369v1, whole genome shotgun sequence genomic window:
- the LOC113284539 gene encoding beta-glucosidase 42-like isoform X3, giving the protein MAAHHQLLAHAAAVSIYKKNFKVISLVEGASNEGGRGDSIWDVFTHTEGKIKDGSNGDIAVDQYHLYKEDVELMSKLGFGAYRFSVSWSRIFPDGLGTEVNEEGITYYNNLINALLDKGMQPYLTLYHWDLPSHLHESMGGWLSGKIVKYFAMYAETCFASFGDRVKHWITLNEPLQTAVNGYDNGTFAPGRSENSSTEPYLAAHHQLLAHAAAVSIYNKKYKAQQGGEIGIVADCEWAEAFSDKMEDKTAAARRIDFHFGWFLDPIYFGDYPKSMREELGDLLPKFSDEDRELLRNSVDFLGVNNYTTRLIAHATTSPDPGQFNRSQHLERIAEYPGGEAIGEKAASEWLYIVPWGLRKLLNYVAQKYQNPKIYITENGMDDEGDPKALLHEMLDDKKRVGYYKGYLAAVSQAIKDGVDVRGYFAWSFLDNFEWAQGYTKRFGIVYVDYKNGLTRHPKSSALWFSRFLKGDEGKTIKED; this is encoded by the exons ATGGCTGCGCACCATCAACTTCTGGCTCATGCTGCAGCTGTTTCCATATACAAGAAAAACTTTAAGGTGATTTCTCTG gttgAAGGAGCTAGTAATGAAGGTGGCAGGGGTGATAGTATATGGGATGTTTTTACACACACAGAAG GAAAAATTAAAGATGGGAGTAATGGGGACATTGCAGTTGATCAATATCATCTCTACAAG GAAGATGTCGAACTGATGTCCAAGTTGGGATTTGGTGCTTACCGCTTTTCTGTATCATGGTCTCGAATTTTCCCTG ATGGTTTGGGAACGGAAGTCAATGAAGAAGGAATTACCTACTACAACAATCTCATTAATGCTCTGCTTGATAAAG GTATGCAGCCATACTTAACATTATACCATTGGGATCTACCTAGCCATCTTCATGAGTCTATGGGAGGATGGTTATCCGGCAAAATTGT AAAGTATTTCGCAATGTATGCTGAGACTTGTTTTGCGAGTTTTGGGGATAGAGTAAAACATTGGATCACATTAAACGAACCTCTTCAAACTGCGGTAAATGGATATGATAACGGCACATTTGCTCCAGGAAGAAGTGAAAATTCTTCTACTGAACCATATTTGGCTGCACACCATCAACTTCTAGCTCATGCAGCAGCTGTTTCCATATATAATAAAAAGTATAAG GCTCAGCAAGGGGGTGAAATAGGCATAGTAGCTGATTGTGAATGGGCAGAGGCTTTTTCGGATAAGATGGAGGATAAAACTGCTGCTGCAAGGCGTATCGATTTTCATTTTGGATGGTTTCTGGATCCAATATATTTTGGAGACTATCCTAAGAGCATGCGTGAGGAACTTGGAGATCTCCTTCCAAAATTCTCAGATGAAGATAGAGAGTTGTTAAGGAACTCAGTAGACTTTCTGGGTGTGAATAACTATACAACAAGGTTGATTGCTCATGCAACAACAAGCCCAGACCCTGGGCAGTTTAACCGCTCTCAACATTTGGAGAGAATTG CTGAATATCCAGGGGGTGAGGCCATTGGTGAGAAG GCTGCGTCAGAATGGCTTTACATAGTTCCTTGGGGGCTCCGTAAGCTACTGAATTACGTTGCACAGAAATATCAGAACCCCAAGATATACATTACTGAGAATG GAATGGATGATGAAGGGGATCCGAAAGCTCTTCTCCATGAGATGCTAGATGATAAAAAGAGAGTTGGGTACTATAAGGGTTACCTTGCTGCAGTATCCCAAGCAATCAA GGATGGAGTAGATGTTAGGGGGTACTTCGCATGGTCTTTCTTGGACAACTTTGAATGGGCTCAAGGCTACACCAAGCGTTTTGGTATTGTTTACGTCGACTACAAGAATGGACTCACCCGACACCCCAAATCATCTGCACTCTGGTTTTCTCGTTTTCTTAAAGGCGATGAAGGGAAGACTATTAAGGAAGACTGA
- the LOC113284539 gene encoding beta-glucosidase 42-like isoform X1 has product MASKFMDEKISCNDLPLDFVFGVATSAYQVEGASNEGGRGDSIWDVFTHTEGKIKDGSNGDIAVDQYHLYKEDVELMSKLGFGAYRFSVSWSRIFPDGLGTEVNEEGITYYNNLINALLDKGMQPYLTLYHWDLPSHLHESMGGWLSGKIVKYFAMYAETCFASFGDRVKHWITLNEPLQTAVNGYDNGTFAPGRSENSSTEPYLAAHHQLLAHAAAVSIYNKKYKAQQGGEIGIVADCEWAEAFSDKMEDKTAAARRIDFHFGWFLDPIYFGDYPKSMREELGDLLPKFSDEDRELLRNSVDFLGVNNYTTRLIAHATTSPDPGQFNRSQHLERIAEYPGGEAIGEKAASEWLYIVPWGLRKLLNYVAQKYQNPKIYITENGMDDEGDPKALLHEMLDDKKRVGYYKGYLAAVSQAIKDGVDVRGYFAWSFLDNFEWAQGYTKRFGIVYVDYKNGLTRHPKSSALWFSRFLKGDEGKTIKED; this is encoded by the exons ATGGCATCAAAATTCATGGATGAAAAAATTTCATGCAATGATCTCCCCTTGGATTTTGTATTTGGTGTTGCTACTTCTGCTTATCAG gttgAAGGAGCTAGTAATGAAGGTGGCAGGGGTGATAGTATATGGGATGTTTTTACACACACAGAAG GAAAAATTAAAGATGGGAGTAATGGGGACATTGCAGTTGATCAATATCATCTCTACAAG GAAGATGTCGAACTGATGTCCAAGTTGGGATTTGGTGCTTACCGCTTTTCTGTATCATGGTCTCGAATTTTCCCTG ATGGTTTGGGAACGGAAGTCAATGAAGAAGGAATTACCTACTACAACAATCTCATTAATGCTCTGCTTGATAAAG GTATGCAGCCATACTTAACATTATACCATTGGGATCTACCTAGCCATCTTCATGAGTCTATGGGAGGATGGTTATCCGGCAAAATTGT AAAGTATTTCGCAATGTATGCTGAGACTTGTTTTGCGAGTTTTGGGGATAGAGTAAAACATTGGATCACATTAAACGAACCTCTTCAAACTGCGGTAAATGGATATGATAACGGCACATTTGCTCCAGGAAGAAGTGAAAATTCTTCTACTGAACCATATTTGGCTGCACACCATCAACTTCTAGCTCATGCAGCAGCTGTTTCCATATATAATAAAAAGTATAAG GCTCAGCAAGGGGGTGAAATAGGCATAGTAGCTGATTGTGAATGGGCAGAGGCTTTTTCGGATAAGATGGAGGATAAAACTGCTGCTGCAAGGCGTATCGATTTTCATTTTGGATGGTTTCTGGATCCAATATATTTTGGAGACTATCCTAAGAGCATGCGTGAGGAACTTGGAGATCTCCTTCCAAAATTCTCAGATGAAGATAGAGAGTTGTTAAGGAACTCAGTAGACTTTCTGGGTGTGAATAACTATACAACAAGGTTGATTGCTCATGCAACAACAAGCCCAGACCCTGGGCAGTTTAACCGCTCTCAACATTTGGAGAGAATTG CTGAATATCCAGGGGGTGAGGCCATTGGTGAGAAG GCTGCGTCAGAATGGCTTTACATAGTTCCTTGGGGGCTCCGTAAGCTACTGAATTACGTTGCACAGAAATATCAGAACCCCAAGATATACATTACTGAGAATG GAATGGATGATGAAGGGGATCCGAAAGCTCTTCTCCATGAGATGCTAGATGATAAAAAGAGAGTTGGGTACTATAAGGGTTACCTTGCTGCAGTATCCCAAGCAATCAA GGATGGAGTAGATGTTAGGGGGTACTTCGCATGGTCTTTCTTGGACAACTTTGAATGGGCTCAAGGCTACACCAAGCGTTTTGGTATTGTTTACGTCGACTACAAGAATGGACTCACCCGACACCCCAAATCATCTGCACTCTGGTTTTCTCGTTTTCTTAAAGGCGATGAAGGGAAGACTATTAAGGAAGACTGA
- the LOC113284539 gene encoding beta-glucosidase 42-like isoform X2, with translation MDKGISKEVSREDFPPNFLFGVATSAYQVEGASNEGGRGDSIWDVFTHTEGKIKDGSNGDIAVDQYHLYKEDVELMSKLGFGAYRFSVSWSRIFPDGLGTEVNEEGITYYNNLINALLDKGMQPYLTLYHWDLPSHLHESMGGWLSGKIVKYFAMYAETCFASFGDRVKHWITLNEPLQTAVNGYDNGTFAPGRSENSSTEPYLAAHHQLLAHAAAVSIYNKKYKAQQGGEIGIVADCEWAEAFSDKMEDKTAAARRIDFHFGWFLDPIYFGDYPKSMREELGDLLPKFSDEDRELLRNSVDFLGVNNYTTRLIAHATTSPDPGQFNRSQHLERIAEYPGGEAIGEKAASEWLYIVPWGLRKLLNYVAQKYQNPKIYITENGMDDEGDPKALLHEMLDDKKRVGYYKGYLAAVSQAIKDGVDVRGYFAWSFLDNFEWAQGYTKRFGIVYVDYKNGLTRHPKSSALWFSRFLKGDEGKTIKED, from the exons ATGGATAAAGGAATCTCTAAAGAAGTTTCACGCGAGGATTTCCCTCCTAACTTTCTATTTGGTGTTGCAACTTCTGCTTATCAG gttgAAGGAGCTAGTAATGAAGGTGGCAGGGGTGATAGTATATGGGATGTTTTTACACACACAGAAG GAAAAATTAAAGATGGGAGTAATGGGGACATTGCAGTTGATCAATATCATCTCTACAAG GAAGATGTCGAACTGATGTCCAAGTTGGGATTTGGTGCTTACCGCTTTTCTGTATCATGGTCTCGAATTTTCCCTG ATGGTTTGGGAACGGAAGTCAATGAAGAAGGAATTACCTACTACAACAATCTCATTAATGCTCTGCTTGATAAAG GTATGCAGCCATACTTAACATTATACCATTGGGATCTACCTAGCCATCTTCATGAGTCTATGGGAGGATGGTTATCCGGCAAAATTGT AAAGTATTTCGCAATGTATGCTGAGACTTGTTTTGCGAGTTTTGGGGATAGAGTAAAACATTGGATCACATTAAACGAACCTCTTCAAACTGCGGTAAATGGATATGATAACGGCACATTTGCTCCAGGAAGAAGTGAAAATTCTTCTACTGAACCATATTTGGCTGCACACCATCAACTTCTAGCTCATGCAGCAGCTGTTTCCATATATAATAAAAAGTATAAG GCTCAGCAAGGGGGTGAAATAGGCATAGTAGCTGATTGTGAATGGGCAGAGGCTTTTTCGGATAAGATGGAGGATAAAACTGCTGCTGCAAGGCGTATCGATTTTCATTTTGGATGGTTTCTGGATCCAATATATTTTGGAGACTATCCTAAGAGCATGCGTGAGGAACTTGGAGATCTCCTTCCAAAATTCTCAGATGAAGATAGAGAGTTGTTAAGGAACTCAGTAGACTTTCTGGGTGTGAATAACTATACAACAAGGTTGATTGCTCATGCAACAACAAGCCCAGACCCTGGGCAGTTTAACCGCTCTCAACATTTGGAGAGAATTG CTGAATATCCAGGGGGTGAGGCCATTGGTGAGAAG GCTGCGTCAGAATGGCTTTACATAGTTCCTTGGGGGCTCCGTAAGCTACTGAATTACGTTGCACAGAAATATCAGAACCCCAAGATATACATTACTGAGAATG GAATGGATGATGAAGGGGATCCGAAAGCTCTTCTCCATGAGATGCTAGATGATAAAAAGAGAGTTGGGTACTATAAGGGTTACCTTGCTGCAGTATCCCAAGCAATCAA GGATGGAGTAGATGTTAGGGGGTACTTCGCATGGTCTTTCTTGGACAACTTTGAATGGGCTCAAGGCTACACCAAGCGTTTTGGTATTGTTTACGTCGACTACAAGAATGGACTCACCCGACACCCCAAATCATCTGCACTCTGGTTTTCTCGTTTTCTTAAAGGCGATGAAGGGAAGACTATTAAGGAAGACTGA